The Thomasclavelia ramosa DSM 1402 genome includes a region encoding these proteins:
- the rlmH gene encoding 23S rRNA (pseudouridine(1915)-N(3))-methyltransferase RlmH — MKIKIVCVGRLKEKYLVAGMQEYLKRLQAYCKVEVYEVADESIPDNCSLANETLIKAKEGRKMLDKIKQDDYVILLDVSGTQIDSVELSNKMEKAMISGKSTIAFVIGGSLGHGEEMLDRANFRLSFSKMTLPHQLMRLVLVEQIYRAFKIMKNETYHK, encoded by the coding sequence ATGAAGATTAAAATAGTTTGTGTTGGGCGTTTAAAAGAAAAATATTTAGTGGCAGGAATGCAGGAATATTTAAAGAGATTGCAGGCCTATTGCAAAGTAGAAGTTTATGAAGTAGCAGATGAAAGTATACCGGATAACTGCTCACTGGCCAATGAAACATTAATTAAAGCTAAAGAAGGGCGTAAGATGCTTGATAAAATTAAGCAGGATGATTATGTTATTTTGCTAGATGTGTCGGGAACGCAAATAGATTCTGTTGAATTATCAAATAAGATGGAAAAAGCCATGATTTCTGGTAAAAGTACGATTGCATTTGTAATTGGTGGTTCACTTGGTCATGGTGAAGAAATGCTTGATCGTGCTAATTTTAGGCTAAGTTTTTCTAAGATGACTTTACCGCATCAATTGATGAGGCTAGTCTTAGTAGAACAAATCTATCGGGCATTTAAAATTATGAAAAACGAAACATATCATAAATAA
- a CDS encoding MBL fold metallo-hydrolase: protein MEFHILASGSKGNSTFIYDNGVGILIDCGIARKQLLYKLGNLGFQESNINYVLLTHDHYDHNKNISIFDQRICFCGKGCIKGIDSSHEIKPYKSFQLAHFEIMPLSISHDATSPLAFIITGVNESILYMTDTGYVSQKNRKYLNNLDYYIIESNHDVEMLMATKRPYFLKQRIHGDLGHLNNEYSAKMMVELIGDKTKEIVLAHLSEEANTKEKALETYRKIFNQNNLEFDNIKVASQIDVVSGGNYED from the coding sequence ATGGAATTTCATATTTTAGCAAGTGGTTCAAAAGGAAACAGTACCTTTATTTATGATAATGGTGTGGGAATATTGATTGATTGTGGGATTGCTAGAAAACAATTATTATATAAACTTGGCAATCTTGGTTTTCAAGAAAGTAATATTAATTATGTTTTATTAACACACGATCATTATGACCATAATAAAAATATTAGTATATTTGATCAAAGAATCTGTTTTTGCGGTAAAGGATGTATCAAAGGAATCGATAGCAGCCATGAAATCAAGCCATATAAAAGTTTTCAATTAGCTCATTTTGAAATCATGCCTTTAAGTATATCTCATGATGCGACAAGTCCGCTGGCTTTTATCATTACTGGTGTGAATGAATCTATTTTGTATATGACAGATACTGGTTATGTATCTCAAAAAAATCGGAAATATCTTAATAATCTAGACTATTATATTATTGAAAGTAATCATGATGTTGAGATGCTGATGGCAACGAAACGACCTTATTTTTTAAAACAGCGTATTCATGGTGATCTAGGCCATTTAAACAATGAATATAGTGCAAAGATGATGGTAGAGTTAATCGGTGATAAAACTAAAGAAATTGTTTTAGCGCATTTGAGTGAGGAAGCTAATACTAAAGAGAAGGCATTAGAAACCTATCGTAAGATTTTTAATCAAAATAATCTAGAGTTCGATAATATTAAAGTAGCTAGCCAAATTGATGTGGTCAGCGGAGGTAATTATGAAGATTAA
- a CDS encoding UDP-N-acetylglucosamine 1-carboxyvinyltransferase, with the protein MSEVIAIEGGHKLNGTVVVSGAKNATVALIPAIVLADSPVTVYGVPNISDVDALGVLLRELNCEVDKNDDVLVVDPSNLKNIPLVSDAVDKLRASYYLMGALLGKCKKVTMKMPGGCFLGPRPIDLHIKGFEALGAKVSYSDNGTYTIEADRLVGNKIYLDFASVGATINILLAAVKAEGKTTIENSAKEPEIIDVVNLLTKMGAKIRGAGTDTITIEGVETLCGCDHEIIPDRIEAGTFLVMAAAAGEKVIIQNVIPQHLEAVTSKLKEIGVKMDIVGDSIIVHGGLDNLKPIDIRTQVYPGFATDLQQPLTALLTQCQGASQVVETIYPERFGHCYQLNSMGAKIDQEEAMCYINGPTPLHGARVYATDLRCGAALIVAALMADGVTEIGNVYHIDRGYENIDHKLISLGAVITRRQVED; encoded by the coding sequence ATGAGTGAAGTAATTGCCATTGAAGGTGGACACAAATTGAATGGAACTGTGGTGGTAAGCGGTGCAAAAAATGCAACGGTAGCTCTAATTCCTGCGATTGTCTTAGCAGATAGTCCTGTAACAGTATATGGGGTACCAAATATTTCTGATGTCGATGCACTAGGAGTATTGTTAAGAGAATTAAACTGTGAAGTAGATAAAAATGATGATGTGTTAGTGGTTGATCCTTCTAACTTAAAAAATATACCTTTAGTAAGTGATGCAGTTGATAAATTAAGAGCATCTTATTATTTAATGGGAGCTTTATTAGGAAAATGCAAAAAAGTGACGATGAAGATGCCTGGTGGGTGTTTTTTAGGACCACGACCAATCGATTTACATATTAAAGGATTTGAAGCATTAGGTGCAAAAGTTAGTTATAGTGATAATGGAACCTATACGATTGAAGCTGATCGTTTAGTTGGGAATAAAATTTATTTGGATTTTGCTTCAGTAGGAGCAACAATCAATATCCTGTTGGCAGCGGTTAAAGCAGAAGGAAAAACAACAATAGAAAATTCTGCAAAGGAACCTGAAATTATTGATGTTGTTAATTTACTTACGAAAATGGGAGCTAAGATTCGTGGGGCTGGAACAGATACGATCACAATTGAAGGTGTAGAAACTCTTTGTGGTTGTGATCATGAAATTATTCCTGACCGAATTGAAGCTGGGACATTTTTAGTGATGGCTGCAGCGGCAGGAGAAAAAGTAATTATTCAAAATGTTATACCTCAACATTTAGAAGCAGTAACTTCTAAACTAAAAGAAATCGGGGTTAAAATGGATATTGTTGGTGACAGTATTATTGTTCATGGCGGCCTTGATAATTTAAAACCAATTGATATTAGGACACAGGTATATCCTGGTTTTGCAACCGATTTACAACAACCGCTAACAGCGTTATTAACTCAATGTCAGGGAGCTTCACAAGTAGTTGAAACGATTTATCCTGAACGCTTTGGACATTGTTATCAGCTGAATTCAATGGGAGCAAAAATTGATCAAGAAGAAGCAATGTGTTATATTAATGGTCCTACGCCATTACATGGAGCACGTGTTTATGCGACAGATCTACGTTGTGGTGCAGCGTTGATCGTGGCAGCTTTAATGGCTGATGGTGTTACTGAAATTGGAAATGTTTATCATATTGATCGCGGCTATGAAAATATTGATCATAAGTTAATTTCACTTGGAGCTGTGATTACTAGACGTCAAGTCGAAGATTAG
- a CDS encoding MATE family efflux transporter, whose translation MTQENKMGTMPVNKLLISMSLPMIISMLVQAMYNIVDSVFVAQISENALTAVSLAFPLQNLMIAFAGGTAVGVNALLSRSLGEKNQDHVNQTAVNSVFIFLVTAVIFMIAGLTLSNLFFNVQTTNTEIVNAGTQYSMIVVGCSIGLFCQFLFERLLQATGRTLFTMVTQGLGAIINIILDPIFIFGLCGFPKMGVAGAALATITGQIIACLLALFFNLKFNHDIHFKFKRFRPNAHIVKQIYSVGIPSIIMQSIGSVMTFGMNTILITFSTTATAVFGVYFKLQSFVFMPVFGLNNGMIPIIAYNLGAKQKKRMFDTIKLAMIYATGMMIIGVIFFETIPQTLLGFFNASEAMIKIGTPALRIIAIHFIFAGFSIVCSATFQAVGKGTYSLLTSLIRQLLVLLPCAYVLSLTGNLDLIWLCFPIAEIFSAVTSFILMKRTRRHLEF comes from the coding sequence GTGACCCAAGAAAATAAGATGGGAACAATGCCGGTCAACAAACTGCTAATTTCAATGTCTCTACCAATGATTATCTCAATGTTAGTTCAAGCAATGTATAATATCGTTGATAGTGTCTTTGTTGCCCAAATAAGCGAAAACGCTTTAACTGCTGTTTCTTTAGCATTTCCATTGCAAAACTTGATGATTGCCTTTGCCGGGGGAACTGCAGTTGGCGTCAATGCTTTATTGTCACGTAGTTTAGGTGAGAAGAATCAAGATCATGTTAACCAGACAGCAGTCAATTCAGTATTTATTTTTCTTGTCACGGCGGTTATATTTATGATCGCCGGACTAACATTGTCTAACCTCTTTTTTAATGTTCAAACAACTAATACTGAAATTGTTAATGCCGGTACCCAATATTCAATGATCGTAGTTGGCTGTTCAATTGGATTGTTTTGTCAATTTCTATTTGAACGATTATTACAGGCAACTGGAAGAACCCTGTTTACTATGGTTACTCAGGGATTAGGTGCCATAATCAATATAATTTTAGACCCTATTTTTATTTTTGGTTTATGTGGCTTTCCTAAAATGGGTGTCGCTGGTGCTGCACTTGCGACAATAACCGGTCAAATCATTGCTTGTCTTTTAGCTCTATTTTTCAATCTTAAATTTAATCATGATATTCATTTTAAATTTAAAAGGTTTCGACCTAATGCTCATATTGTTAAGCAAATATATTCAGTAGGAATCCCATCTATCATCATGCAGTCTATCGGTAGTGTCATGACTTTTGGTATGAATACTATCTTAATTACTTTTTCTACCACGGCTACTGCGGTTTTTGGTGTATACTTCAAATTACAAAGCTTTGTCTTTATGCCTGTTTTCGGTCTTAATAACGGTATGATTCCAATCATTGCCTATAATCTTGGGGCTAAACAAAAGAAACGAATGTTTGATACAATAAAATTGGCAATGATCTACGCTACTGGCATGATGATCATTGGTGTTATCTTCTTTGAAACAATTCCGCAAACTCTTTTAGGTTTCTTTAACGCCTCTGAGGCAATGATAAAAATTGGAACACCGGCTTTAAGAATAATTGCTATTCATTTCATTTTTGCAGGTTTCTCAATTGTTTGTAGTGCAACTTTCCAAGCTGTTGGTAAAGGTACATATAGTCTTTTAACTTCGTTGATCAGACAATTATTAGTATTATTACCTTGTGCTTATGTATTATCATTAACAGGTAACTTAGACTTAATTTGGCTATGTTTCCCGATTGCGGAAATTTTCTCTGCAGTGACTTCTTTTATTTTAATGAAGCGAACCCGTAGACATTTAGAATTTTAA
- a CDS encoding cupin domain-containing protein encodes MHKHETGNNINYIVSGMGKAICDDDEESLFAGICHICKEDSKHSIINIGTEDFAMITIVVEQ; translated from the coding sequence ATGCATAAGCATGAAACTGGCAATAATATTAATTATATTGTATCAGGGATGGGTAAAGCCATATGTGATGATGACGAAGAAAGTTTATTTGCAGGAATCTGCCATATTTGTAAAGAAGATTCTAAACATAGCATTATTAACATTGGAACAGAGGATTTTGCCATGATTACGATCGTTGTTGAGCAATAG
- a CDS encoding GGDEF domain-containing protein, which yields MENLNIREDVSDIVNKTELLADLQIGFWIIEYPNDGIPKMYGDTIMYSLLGGNSNTLTPEELYSFCMERIDSEYIGLVFDAIENIKKNKRTEIRYPWRHEEKGWTWVRCGGFLDKSYKNGIRFKGYYHDITDELEMDIKNNEHKIIDFKKLRLYSPYFIENCEGLFEIDIDSLEIKTIFYKKKKYHKIDDGDNVFSVIRKWTHPNDITRLDNIFVSASLEQIINKKKIKQIEFKTKTIFGDYTWVEARIFCAQVMGIKKLLFYIYDISDRKTISSLVKEKEEILDAFFNLYSTIVEVDLATKKLHILKSVLPTNNDHDQKIFSLKQFLLLLEKRLIINFEKKELENFLTIDNLRLLSKTQKTSHLDLRFQKELENYEWVQLKTLYLPKNNEKIYLVFSNVDREHIINSITEKFVYKKGDYLYYLDTKNGYFSNFSITDNGTVIPPQEGNNYTQAMIKYTRQNTVLEDQDRVIEQLTPEYILNRLQEQSVYKIELGMLDENKEYRRKLITVQYYDEENKIVLIRRSDITKEYLKQKNQENKLKAIKKAADTDALTGIYNRIGAQRLIVEYLHKSNNQMSAFIIIDLDNFKKINDSLGHLQGDEVLKQVANILKENFRKTDIIARLGGDEFIVFMKNIVQKENAIISLNNLLKKLRLPYQWHEETILITGSIGVAVAPIDGATFEVLYKNADQALYNSKYSGKNGFSFYNEH from the coding sequence ATGGAAAATTTGAATATAAGAGAAGATGTATCAGATATTGTTAATAAAACCGAATTATTAGCAGATTTGCAAATCGGTTTTTGGATAATAGAATATCCTAACGACGGAATTCCAAAGATGTATGGTGATACAATTATGTACTCGTTATTAGGAGGAAACAGCAATACTCTGACACCGGAAGAACTCTATTCATTTTGTATGGAGAGAATTGATTCTGAATATATAGGATTAGTTTTTGATGCAATCGAAAATATAAAAAAGAACAAAAGAACCGAAATACGGTATCCATGGAGACATGAAGAAAAAGGGTGGACATGGGTTCGGTGTGGCGGTTTTCTTGATAAATCATATAAAAATGGAATAAGATTTAAAGGCTATTATCATGATATAACAGATGAACTTGAGATGGATATCAAAAATAATGAGCACAAAATAATCGATTTCAAAAAATTACGATTATATTCACCTTACTTTATCGAAAATTGTGAAGGCCTTTTTGAAATTGATATAGATAGTTTAGAAATAAAGACTATTTTTTATAAAAAGAAAAAATATCATAAAATTGATGATGGGGATAATGTTTTTTCTGTTATAAGAAAATGGACACACCCAAACGATATTACACGTTTAGATAATATTTTTGTATCTGCATCTCTAGAACAAATAATCAATAAAAAAAAGATAAAACAAATTGAGTTTAAAACAAAAACAATTTTTGGAGATTATACTTGGGTAGAAGCTAGAATATTTTGTGCCCAAGTAATGGGAATTAAAAAATTATTATTTTATATTTATGATATTTCTGATAGAAAAACTATTTCCTCTTTAGTAAAAGAAAAAGAAGAAATATTAGATGCTTTTTTTAATCTATATTCTACAATTGTTGAAGTGGACTTAGCTACTAAAAAATTACATATATTAAAATCTGTTTTACCTACCAATAATGATCATGATCAAAAAATATTTTCACTAAAACAATTTCTTTTGCTACTTGAAAAAAGATTAATTATCAACTTTGAAAAAAAAGAATTAGAAAACTTTTTAACAATTGATAATTTAAGATTACTTTCTAAAACACAAAAAACATCACATCTTGACCTACGTTTCCAAAAGGAACTAGAAAATTATGAATGGGTCCAATTAAAAACTCTCTATCTTCCCAAGAACAATGAAAAAATATATCTTGTATTTAGTAATGTCGATAGAGAACATATCATTAATTCAATTACAGAAAAATTTGTTTATAAAAAAGGGGATTATTTGTATTATCTTGATACAAAAAATGGCTATTTTTCTAATTTTTCGATAACTGATAACGGTACTGTCATTCCTCCTCAAGAAGGCAATAATTATACTCAAGCAATGATAAAATACACACGACAAAATACCGTTTTAGAAGATCAAGACAGAGTTATCGAACAATTGACTCCTGAATATATACTTAATCGTCTGCAAGAACAAAGTGTTTATAAAATTGAACTAGGTATGTTAGATGAAAATAAAGAATATCGGAGAAAATTAATTACTGTTCAATATTATGATGAAGAAAATAAAATCGTACTTATTCGAAGAAGTGACATTACAAAAGAATATCTTAAACAAAAAAATCAAGAAAACAAGCTAAAAGCTATTAAAAAAGCAGCTGATACAGATGCCCTTACAGGTATCTATAACCGGATTGGTGCTCAGCGTTTAATAGTAGAATATCTTCATAAATCAAATAATCAAATGAGTGCTTTTATTATCATTGACTTAGATAATTTTAAGAAAATCAATGATAGTTTAGGGCATTTACAAGGTGATGAAGTATTAAAGCAGGTAGCTAATATATTAAAAGAAAATTTTCGAAAAACAGATATAATTGCTCGTTTGGGTGGTGATGAATTTATTGTATTTATGAAAAATATTGTTCAAAAAGAAAATGCCATCATATCATTAAATAACCTGCTTAAAAAATTACGATTACCTTATCAATGGCATGAAGAAACAATTCTAATAACTGGTTCTATTGGAGTTGCTGTAGCACCTATAGACGGGGCAACTTTTGAAGTTCTATATAAAAATGCGGATCAAGCTCTGTATAATTCAAAATATTCAGGTAAAAATGGATTTAGTTTTTATAATGAACACTAA
- a CDS encoding AAA family ATPase, translating into MPRIITIAREYGSGGRLIAQKVAQKVGLVYYDNEVIDLAAREMGMDVDAIRKVAEQKSSSFMYTMSSSAFSLPLNDQVFVMQSKIIRHLANHDSCIIVNGCADYILEDYDDVLSIFIHAPLESRIRRVKEDYQEVHDDYKKYVTKRDKGRSNYYNYYTTKKWGHLKNFDLTINSDLGIDEVATIIADLFLKGEK; encoded by the coding sequence ATGCCTAGAATTATTACTATTGCCAGAGAATACGGTTCTGGCGGACGCTTAATTGCACAAAAAGTTGCTCAGAAAGTCGGACTTGTATACTATGATAATGAAGTCATCGACTTGGCAGCTCGCGAAATGGGAATGGATGTTGATGCAATCCGTAAAGTAGCTGAACAAAAATCATCTAGCTTTATGTATACAATGTCATCTTCCGCTTTTTCATTACCACTAAATGATCAGGTTTTTGTAATGCAGTCTAAAATCATTCGTCATTTAGCTAATCATGATTCATGTATCATTGTTAATGGATGTGCTGATTATATCCTTGAGGATTATGATGATGTTTTATCTATTTTTATTCATGCACCACTAGAATCACGAATTCGCCGAGTTAAAGAGGATTATCAAGAAGTACATGATGATTATAAAAAATACGTTACTAAAAGAGACAAAGGTCGGAGTAATTATTACAATTACTATACAACAAAAAAATGGGGTCATTTAAAAAATTTCGATTTAACGATTAACAGTGATTTAGGAATCGACGAAGTCGCAACGATCATTGCTGATTTGTTTTTAAAAGGAGAAAAATAG
- the tnpA gene encoding IS200/IS605 family transposase, with protein sequence MNKQYSDDLHSLSHTKWSCKYHIVFAPKYRRRAFYEARRVEVGAILRQLCEWKGVNIIEAEVCIDHVYMLVEIPPKYSVSGFMGFLKGKSSQMIYERWANTRYKYRHREFWCRGYYVDTVGKNTKRIKNYIANQLKEDQEREQLTLDLEYPFKKVKGKN encoded by the coding sequence ATGAATAAACAGTATTCAGATGACTTACATAGTTTATCACACACAAAATGGAGTTGCAAATATCATATTGTATTTGCACCAAAATATAGAAGAAGAGCATTTTATGAAGCAAGAAGGGTAGAGGTAGGAGCAATACTAAGACAATTATGTGAATGGAAAGGCGTAAATATAATAGAAGCGGAAGTATGCATAGATCATGTATATATGTTAGTAGAAATACCGCCCAAATATAGTGTTTCAGGGTTTATGGGGTTTTTAAAGGGAAAGAGCAGTCAAATGATATATGAAAGATGGGCAAATACAAGATATAAGTACAGACATAGAGAGTTCTGGTGTCGAGGATATTATGTAGATACAGTAGGAAAGAATACGAAAAGAATAAAAAATTATATAGCGAATCAATTAAAAGAAGATCAGGAAAGAGAACAGCTGACACTGGATTTGGAATACCCGTTTAAAAAAGTAAAAGGGAAAAACTAA
- the rpmE gene encoding 50S ribosomal protein L31, with translation MKKGIHPDYKKVKIVCTSCGNEFEGGSVLDEVRVDTCSNCHPFYTGKQRFASADGRVDKFNKKYGLK, from the coding sequence ATGAAAAAAGGAATTCATCCAGATTACAAAAAAGTAAAAATCGTTTGTACTTCTTGTGGAAACGAATTTGAAGGTGGATCAGTTTTAGACGAAGTACGTGTTGATACTTGTTCAAACTGTCATCCATTCTATACTGGTAAACAAAGATTTGCTAGTGCTGATGGACGTGTTGATAAATTCAATAAAAAATACGGACTTAAATAA